From Arachis stenosperma cultivar V10309 chromosome 2, arast.V10309.gnm1.PFL2, whole genome shotgun sequence, one genomic window encodes:
- the LOC130961662 gene encoding actin-related protein 2/3 complex subunit 5A, which translates to MAKAERFVEADNAEAIITRIEHKSRKIESLLKQYKPVEALKTALEGTYAMTGDERCKSAHWIVVHRAIMAIKDVDGMLSSLDPEYYDILMKYLYRGLATGDRPTCDQCLRIHEKLTEKAGLGCILRFLTDTVNTV; encoded by the exons ATGGCAAAAGCTGAAAGGTTCGTGGAAGCGGATAATGCAGAAGCTATTATTACCAGAATTGAACACAAATCCCGCAAGATCGAAAGCTTACTCAAGCA GTATAAACCTGTGGAAGCACTTAAAACTGCTCTGGAAGGCACGTATGCCATGACTGGTGATGAGCGTTGCAAG TCAGCACACTGGATTGTGGTACATAGGGCTATAATGGCTATAAAGGATGTGGATGGGATGCTTTCTTCATTGGATCCTGAGTACTATGATATACTAATGAA GTACTTATATAGAGGCTTAGCTACCGGAGATCGTCCCACATGTGACCAATGTCTCCGGATTCATGAAAAGTTGACAGAGAAAGCAGGACTCGGTTGCATTCTACGCTTCCTAACTGATACTGTAAATACTGTTTGA